In one Chryseobacterium camelliae genomic region, the following are encoded:
- a CDS encoding tRNA-binding protein: MIIKPEISWSDFEKIDIRSGTIISVSDFAKAKNPSYQLEIDFGALGMKKSSAQITTLYKKEELIGKQILAVVNFPKKQIANFFSECLVLGVYGENKSEVTLLTTSLPAKNGSQVG, encoded by the coding sequence ATGATCATAAAACCCGAAATTTCCTGGAGCGATTTTGAAAAAATAGATATCAGAAGCGGAACAATCATTTCTGTAAGTGATTTCGCAAAAGCCAAAAATCCGTCCTATCAGCTGGAAATAGACTTTGGAGCATTGGGCATGAAAAAATCCTCCGCACAAATCACTACTTTGTATAAAAAAGAAGAACTGATCGGAAAGCAGATTTTAGCCGTTGTCAATTTTCCAAAAAAACAAATTGCCAACTTTTTCAGTGAATGTCTTGTTTTGGGAGTATATGGCGAAAATAAATCGGAAGTAACATTGCTTACAACATCACTTCCGGCTAAAAATGGATCTCAGGTAGGTTAA
- a CDS encoding RNA polymerase sigma factor yields MKENKEQILVARLLQKEEAAWKELFGVYSGGLTYVCSRYIIDKEDVHDVLQNSFIQMFRAIDSFEYRGNGSLKAWITRIVVNESLKHIKKNPDLKVVSEDFEIADEQNDEEPDLEEISQNTIMMMIRSLPEGYRTVFNLFVFEKKTHKEIAEMLGIAENSSASQFHRAKTMLARKIKEYKMSKTAHYE; encoded by the coding sequence ATGAAAGAAAATAAGGAGCAGATTTTGGTAGCCCGCCTTTTACAAAAGGAAGAAGCGGCCTGGAAAGAACTTTTCGGAGTTTATTCAGGCGGTCTCACCTATGTCTGTTCCCGATATATTATTGATAAGGAAGATGTTCATGATGTTTTACAGAATAGCTTTATCCAGATGTTTCGTGCAATCGATTCATTTGAATACAGAGGAAATGGCTCTTTGAAAGCCTGGATTACCAGAATTGTGGTGAATGAATCTTTGAAGCATATCAAGAAAAATCCGGATTTAAAGGTGGTTTCGGAAGATTTTGAAATTGCAGATGAACAAAACGATGAGGAACCGGACCTGGAAGAAATTTCACAAAATACAATCATGATGATGATTCGCTCTCTTCCGGAAGGGTACAGAACGGTTTTCAATCTCTTTGTTTTTGAGAAAAAAACCCATAAAGAAATTGCTGAGATGCTGGGAATTGCAGAAAACTCTTCCGCCTCACAGTTTCACAGAGCAAAAACAATGCTTGCCCGGAAAATAAAAGAATATAAAATGTCTAAAACAGCGCACTATGAATAA
- a CDS encoding DUF4382 domain-containing protein, with amino-acid sequence MKRLFILGSSIGLLFLASCNDSEGSDTATVNVRLTDGPAAYDAVNIDIQRIEINNNGEWTALNFPSPGVYNLLNFKNGTDTVLGQTVLPTGEVSQMRMVLGPNNSLVVDGVSYPLQTPSAQQSGLKFNWHQTLAANGAYTVWIDFDAGRSVVKTGTGSYILKPVIRTFSELTNGQIKGYVQPQAADAVVHAIVASDTIATAIPNPDGFFMFSGLQQGTYTVSYDADNTTGYVDENATNVSVVFGQITNLGTKTLHQ; translated from the coding sequence ATGAAAAGGTTATTTATATTAGGAAGCAGTATAGGTCTGCTTTTCTTAGCTTCATGCAATGATTCTGAGGGAAGCGATACTGCTACAGTCAATGTGAGGCTTACCGATGGTCCCGCAGCGTATGATGCTGTTAATATTGATATTCAACGAATAGAAATCAATAATAATGGTGAGTGGACAGCGCTTAATTTTCCTAGTCCGGGTGTTTATAATCTTCTTAATTTTAAAAACGGAACTGATACTGTTTTAGGTCAAACCGTGTTGCCTACTGGAGAAGTTTCTCAGATGAGAATGGTCTTAGGACCTAATAATTCCTTGGTTGTGGATGGAGTTAGCTACCCGTTACAAACTCCTTCGGCACAGCAAAGCGGACTGAAGTTCAACTGGCATCAGACGTTAGCAGCCAATGGAGCTTATACCGTATGGATCGATTTTGATGCGGGAAGATCAGTTGTAAAAACCGGAACCGGATCTTATATCCTGAAGCCTGTCATCAGAACATTTTCAGAGTTAACCAACGGACAGATAAAAGGCTATGTACAACCTCAGGCTGCAGATGCGGTCGTACATGCTATTGTGGCTTCGGATACAATTGCAACGGCAATACCAAATCCTGACGGGTTTTTTATGTTTTCAGGACTTCAACAAGGCACTTATACCGTCTCTTATGACGCAGATAATACAACAGGATATGTAGATGAGAATGCCACTAATGTGTCTGTCGTATTTGGACAAATTACTAACTTAGGAACAAAAACATTACATCAATAA
- a CDS encoding DUF4840 domain-containing protein, producing MKKLTVLKSLMITMVAFLGFSLTSCNDDRYEPVPVKLSDMNGNYKARLVTSQGGKYNEKIIEFAAKDSIITFKEFPVKEIVKSVVKDPVKADTAIAHLGKIEYKLDYTSKLNADQNVVELTFEPETLTLQIPVDGTIKNTVVKLVTKQKGFFVGYDWSMRFGLEAEKITVDGTDLTPYETIKYEIPISIKN from the coding sequence ATGAAGAAATTAACAGTACTTAAATCTTTAATGATTACCATGGTTGCTTTTTTAGGGTTTTCTTTAACATCGTGTAATGATGATCGGTATGAGCCGGTCCCGGTAAAACTGAGTGATATGAATGGTAATTATAAAGCAAGATTAGTGACTTCACAAGGAGGGAAATATAATGAAAAAATTATTGAGTTTGCAGCGAAAGACAGCATCATTACTTTCAAAGAGTTCCCGGTGAAAGAAATTGTAAAATCGGTGGTGAAAGATCCTGTAAAAGCAGACACGGCTATTGCACATTTAGGAAAAATAGAATATAAACTGGACTACACTTCAAAATTAAATGCGGATCAGAATGTGGTGGAATTGACTTTTGAGCCTGAAACTTTGACGTTGCAGATTCCGGTAGATGGAACGATTAAAAATACTGTAGTAAAACTGGTAACGAAGCAAAAAGGATTCTTTGTAGGGTATGACTGGTCAATGAGATTTGGTTTGGAAGCAGAAAAAATAACGGTGGACGGAACTGATCTAACTCCTTATGAAACCATAAAATATGAGATTCCGATTAGTATTAAGAATTAA
- a CDS encoding S46 family peptidase, translating to MKRIFLLFTFLLSFAQMRADEGMWLLMLIKRLNGVDMQKEGLHLTPEEIYSVNNSSLKDAIVSFGGFCTGEIVSDKGLIFTNHHCGYGAVAAASTPEKDYLKNGFWAMKQKDEFNAKDLYVRFLVRMDDATQRITSKLNNKMTGAERKAIIDAETKAIQAENSENGKYTVVVRDFFNGNEFYYFVYQDYKDIRLVGAPPSSLGKFGGDTDNWEWPRHTADFTVFRVYADAAGNPAEFSPSNVPLKPKHFLPVSLKGVKPGDFSMILGYPGRTNRYLTSYGIQQMVNKDYPAWVEASKLAMDVMKKYMDKDKATQLNYASQYASVANYWKNRQGTIDAVEKNGTISDKQNIEKTYRTWSMQAGNEEYDGVLEDIDTYYKQVSDRNVERNYASQLTRNAKYIGLALQVGNVLKAYAAQDMAGRLAMKAKTEAAIKAAYENFNPSLEGEMLSSMVTLYQSRVTNKSIASATILGLDAKNLSNVAYSSVFANKTSATNFLLNPDALKLDADQLWKIANGVVADQKLVAESYSKVDDNFAKNNRLFLAGLMKAMPGKKFYPDANSTMRLTYGTVDKLPIRTDRNYFGVTDNYYTDMTGLVGKYKKGDEEFDLPQRVIDLYNLKDFGQYADAKGYMPVNFLSNNDITGGNSGSPVIDGDGNLIGIAFDGNSEALSGDIVFEEEWQKTINVDVRFVLWTIDKYAGARRLVDELKLVRDENTPADTKTKNSGTTTLPKKTKKK from the coding sequence ATGAAAAGAATATTTTTACTATTCACTTTCTTATTGAGTTTTGCTCAAATGAGGGCAGATGAGGGGATGTGGCTCTTAATGCTCATTAAAAGACTTAATGGTGTTGACATGCAAAAGGAAGGTTTGCATCTGACTCCGGAAGAAATTTATTCAGTTAACAACTCTAGTTTAAAAGATGCTATCGTAAGTTTTGGTGGTTTCTGTACAGGAGAAATTGTATCTGATAAAGGACTTATTTTCACAAATCACCACTGTGGTTATGGTGCCGTTGCTGCTGCTTCTACTCCGGAAAAAGACTATTTGAAGAATGGTTTCTGGGCTATGAAACAGAAAGACGAATTTAATGCAAAAGATCTTTATGTCAGATTTTTAGTTAGAATGGATGATGCTACACAAAGAATCACTTCTAAGCTAAATAATAAAATGACCGGAGCAGAGAGAAAAGCTATTATTGATGCTGAAACTAAAGCAATTCAGGCTGAAAACTCTGAAAACGGAAAATATACTGTTGTGGTAAGAGATTTCTTCAACGGAAACGAATTCTATTATTTCGTATACCAAGATTACAAAGATATCAGATTAGTTGGCGCACCGCCTTCATCATTAGGAAAATTTGGTGGAGACACTGATAACTGGGAATGGCCAAGACATACTGCTGACTTCACGGTTTTCAGAGTATATGCAGACGCAGCAGGAAACCCGGCTGAGTTTTCTCCAAGCAACGTTCCTTTGAAGCCTAAACATTTCTTACCTGTTTCTCTTAAAGGAGTAAAACCTGGTGATTTCTCTATGATTTTAGGATATCCTGGAAGAACCAACCGTTATTTAACATCATATGGTATCCAACAGATGGTCAATAAAGATTATCCGGCTTGGGTGGAAGCTTCTAAATTAGCAATGGATGTTATGAAGAAGTATATGGATAAAGACAAAGCAACTCAGTTAAACTATGCTTCTCAATATGCTTCTGTAGCGAACTACTGGAAAAACAGACAAGGAACAATAGACGCTGTTGAAAAAAACGGAACAATTTCTGATAAGCAGAACATCGAAAAAACGTACAGAACTTGGTCTATGCAAGCTGGAAATGAAGAGTATGACGGTGTTTTAGAAGACATTGACACTTATTATAAGCAGGTTTCGGATAGAAATGTTGAAAGAAATTATGCTTCTCAGCTTACAAGAAATGCAAAATACATCGGCTTAGCTTTACAAGTAGGAAATGTTCTTAAAGCATATGCTGCTCAGGATATGGCAGGAAGACTTGCTATGAAAGCAAAAACAGAAGCTGCCATCAAAGCTGCTTATGAAAATTTCAACCCATCTTTGGAAGGAGAAATGCTAAGTTCTATGGTAACTCTTTACCAATCAAGAGTAACTAATAAAAGTATTGCTTCTGCTACAATCTTAGGATTGGATGCAAAAAATCTTTCTAATGTAGCTTATTCTTCTGTTTTCGCTAACAAAACATCGGCAACAAACTTCTTGTTAAACCCGGATGCTTTAAAGCTTGATGCAGATCAGCTTTGGAAAATCGCGAACGGTGTGGTAGCTGACCAGAAATTAGTAGCTGAAAGCTATTCTAAGGTGGATGATAATTTCGCAAAAAACAATCGTCTATTCTTAGCAGGACTTATGAAAGCTATGCCTGGTAAAAAATTCTATCCGGATGCTAACTCTACTATGAGATTAACTTACGGAACTGTAGATAAACTGCCAATCAGAACAGACAGAAACTATTTTGGGGTAACAGATAACTACTATACAGATATGACTGGTTTAGTAGGAAAATATAAAAAAGGAGATGAAGAATTCGATCTTCCACAAAGAGTGATTGACCTTTATAACTTAAAGGATTTCGGACAATATGCAGACGCTAAAGGATATATGCCTGTAAACTTCCTTTCAAACAATGATATCACGGGTGGTAACTCTGGTTCTCCTGTAATTGACGGAGACGGAAACTTGATCGGTATTGCTTTTGACGGAAACAGCGAAGCATTAAGCGGAGATATTGTTTTTGAAGAGGAATGGCAGAAAACAATCAACGTAGACGTTCGTTTTGTTCTTTGGACAATCGACAAATATGCTGGAGCAAGAAGACTTGTAGATGAGCTAAAGCTTGTAAGAGACGAAAACACTCCTGCAGATACAAAAACAAAAAACTCAGGAACAACAACACTTCCTAAGAAAACCAAGAAAAAATAA
- a CDS encoding T9SS type A sorting domain-containing protein, with amino-acid sequence MKLKLIFLTILLSCFFNVKSQQCTPTITSPRLGAMFPDKVVFCTTETETLSTTQTYGSYQWYKQMWDWQTPNPNPWVAIPGATSQSLVINGSTDMLYYFKVSVTGNDCTAESSPVLADGYAYGLPFLMANFTPGTYDEIAPGVYNVCTGASVVFENGFPAVYGMHTWFKCVPGSNPPSSTDPCIINGPTGDSYTAMTSGKYGFYACTEYCPTMCEMLSDMAFIQLNFGNWSFCSLGTGEVKTKENNLNIYPNPAAQFLYIGKESEKYTEVSIIDMSGRLILQKKDHKYNEAIDVNFLSAGTYLVVSKSSEGKTYKNKFIKR; translated from the coding sequence ATGAAATTAAAATTAATTTTTTTAACAATTCTGCTTTCTTGCTTTTTCAATGTAAAATCACAACAATGTACGCCCACTATTACAAGTCCGAGATTGGGGGCCATGTTCCCTGATAAGGTTGTTTTTTGTACTACGGAGACAGAAACATTGTCTACCACTCAAACGTATGGAAGTTACCAATGGTATAAACAAATGTGGGATTGGCAAACACCTAATCCAAACCCTTGGGTGGCTATTCCCGGAGCGACCTCACAGTCTTTAGTGATCAATGGTTCTACGGATATGCTGTATTATTTTAAAGTATCGGTCACGGGAAATGATTGTACGGCAGAAAGCAGTCCTGTTCTGGCGGATGGATATGCTTATGGTCTTCCGTTCTTGATGGCCAACTTTACACCGGGAACGTATGATGAAATAGCGCCGGGAGTATACAATGTGTGTACGGGAGCTTCTGTTGTTTTTGAAAACGGATTTCCCGCTGTGTATGGGATGCATACCTGGTTTAAATGTGTCCCCGGAAGCAATCCGCCATCATCTACAGACCCTTGTATTATTAACGGGCCCACAGGAGATTCTTATACCGCTATGACATCAGGAAAATACGGGTTTTATGCCTGTACAGAATACTGCCCCACCATGTGTGAAATGTTGAGCGATATGGCGTTTATTCAACTGAATTTCGGAAACTGGAGTTTTTGCAGTTTAGGGACAGGAGAAGTAAAGACCAAAGAGAATAATTTAAATATTTATCCCAATCCGGCAGCTCAGTTTTTATATATTGGAAAAGAATCTGAAAAATATACTGAAGTTTCCATCATAGACATGTCTGGAAGATTAATATTGCAAAAAAAGGATCATAAGTATAATGAAGCTATTGATGTGAATTTTTTATCTGCAGGTACTTATCTAGTGGTCTCTAAAAGTTCGGAAGGAAAAACGTATAAAAATAAATTTATTAAAAGGTAA
- a CDS encoding META domain-containing protein, whose product MRKILISVLSVLFLGILFNCTSTIKQNIPIDTSKYHIQREWMLVSLGSFTKADLMKNEAKIDLTAKQEEGKIRGGAYMGCNRMSFTAEFKNNGKVKFLGLLSTMKACQNMELENEFRKKFETMIKYTVEGHFLTLSDDKGNVMKFVASDWD is encoded by the coding sequence ATGAGAAAAATATTAATTTCGGTTTTATCTGTTTTGTTTTTGGGAATATTATTTAATTGTACTTCTACAATCAAACAAAACATACCAATAGATACCTCAAAATATCACATTCAAAGAGAGTGGATGTTGGTTTCTTTAGGAAGTTTTACTAAAGCTGATTTGATGAAGAACGAAGCTAAAATTGATCTCACCGCAAAGCAGGAGGAAGGTAAAATCCGCGGAGGAGCTTACATGGGGTGCAACAGGATGTCCTTTACTGCTGAATTTAAAAACAATGGAAAGGTAAAATTTTTAGGATTGTTATCTACGATGAAGGCATGTCAGAATATGGAACTGGAGAACGAGTTTCGGAAAAAATTCGAGACCATGATAAAATATACCGTGGAAGGACATTTCCTAACATTATCTGATGACAAAGGAAATGTTATGAAGTTTGTGGCATCCGACTGGGATTAA
- a CDS encoding YifB family Mg chelatase-like AAA ATPase, which produces MLVKIYGSAIYGVAAQTITIEVNIDTGGVGYHLVGLPDNAIKESSYRISAALKNVGYKIPGKKITINMAPADLRKEGSAYDLSIAIGILAASDQILAQNIQDYIIMGELSLDGSLQPIKGVLPIAIQAREEGYKGIILPKQNTREAAIVNNLDVYGIENIKEVIDFFNEGKVLEKTVLDTRKEFQDKINQFPFDFSEVKGQEAAKRAMEVAAAGGHNIILIGPPGSGKTMLAKRVPSILPPLTLKEALETTKIHSVAGKMGAEASLMTVRPFRSPHHTISDVALVGGGSYPQPGEISLAHNGVLFLDEMPEFKRTVLEVMRQPLEDREVTISRARFTVNYPSSFMLIASMNPSPSGFFPDDPNNTSSVFEMQRYMNKLSGPLLDRIDIHIEVQKVEFEQLAEKRKGERSEEIRQRVLRAREIQNKRYQDLKISYNAQMSSKELEQFCELDEVSFGLIKMAMEKLNLSARAYDRILKVARTIADLEVSENILSHHISEAIQYRSLDREFWNI; this is translated from the coding sequence ATGCTGGTTAAAATTTATGGAAGCGCAATTTATGGAGTTGCGGCCCAAACGATTACTATTGAGGTCAATATAGATACAGGAGGAGTTGGCTATCACCTGGTCGGGCTTCCTGATAATGCCATTAAAGAAAGCAGTTACAGAATTTCGGCTGCTTTAAAAAATGTGGGGTACAAAATTCCCGGAAAAAAGATTACCATCAATATGGCTCCTGCAGATCTTCGTAAAGAAGGCTCTGCCTATGATCTTAGCATTGCTATCGGAATTTTAGCTGCATCTGATCAGATTCTTGCACAAAATATTCAGGATTATATTATCATGGGAGAACTGTCTTTAGACGGGAGTCTTCAGCCGATAAAAGGAGTGTTGCCAATAGCGATCCAGGCCAGAGAAGAAGGGTATAAAGGAATAATACTTCCCAAACAAAATACACGGGAAGCTGCCATTGTAAATAATCTGGATGTTTACGGAATAGAAAATATTAAAGAGGTTATTGATTTTTTTAATGAAGGAAAAGTCTTAGAAAAAACCGTTTTAGATACCCGAAAAGAATTTCAGGATAAGATCAATCAGTTTCCGTTTGATTTTTCCGAGGTGAAAGGTCAGGAAGCAGCCAAAAGAGCAATGGAAGTTGCAGCGGCAGGAGGACACAATATTATTCTAATAGGTCCGCCCGGAAGTGGTAAAACTATGCTGGCAAAAAGAGTTCCCAGTATTCTACCGCCGTTAACGTTGAAAGAAGCATTAGAAACGACTAAGATTCACTCTGTTGCGGGGAAAATGGGAGCAGAAGCATCATTAATGACGGTTCGGCCATTTCGATCACCTCATCATACGATTTCAGATGTTGCTTTAGTCGGAGGGGGAAGCTACCCGCAGCCGGGAGAAATTTCATTGGCTCATAACGGAGTTTTATTTTTAGATGAAATGCCGGAATTTAAACGAACGGTTCTGGAGGTGATGAGACAGCCGTTGGAAGATCGGGAAGTTACCATTTCAAGAGCCAGATTTACAGTAAATTATCCTTCGAGCTTTATGCTTATTGCTTCGATGAATCCTAGTCCTAGCGGCTTTTTTCCGGATGATCCGAATAATACGTCTTCTGTTTTTGAAATGCAGCGGTATATGAACAAGCTTTCGGGGCCATTGTTGGATCGAATTGATATTCATATTGAAGTACAGAAAGTGGAGTTTGAACAATTGGCTGAAAAAAGAAAAGGGGAAAGAAGTGAAGAGATAAGGCAACGGGTACTCAGGGCCCGGGAAATCCAAAATAAAAGATATCAGGATTTGAAAATAAGCTATAATGCTCAGATGAGTTCAAAAGAACTGGAGCAGTTTTGCGAACTGGATGAGGTTTCGTTTGGTTTAATAAAAATGGCAATGGAAAAGCTAAATCTTTCAGCAAGAGCTTATGATAGGATTTTAAAAGTTGCCAGAACGATTGCCGATCTCGAGGTTTCAGAAAATATCTTATCCCATCATATTTCAGAAGCCATACAGTACAGAAGTCTGGATCGTGAGTTTTGGAATATTTAA
- a CDS encoding outer membrane beta-barrel protein has protein sequence MNNNEWLNDLRRKMEDHTEDVPDGLWDDIKNELFVEDKPENSIPVVMNDDLKAQNKAVSKLNHKPLLYRICGVAAVITLFFIVGRLLVFNGKKEFVNRTQTKENSSEKISYANESDENEKSLKIETVLQNMNLGNNFTEKTLNKTKSGEVVFLKNTDFKDQKYNQESVESHYEQNIAQQQNKNTENPQVNEETETYELLTKEERERKKKLEETEKIKLAKNQDKKSWMVGVLAGNTSSSSTQQFPGYATLNGTTISLPEMWSSEYEENPLMAILLANQNQKVDAKLKHKTPVTFGASVAKRIGKKWSVGTGVNYTRLSSDLTSGSESNFISSEQNVHYVGIPVQVNYNIIKKGAFTGYITGGGLIEKAVSGDIKTKYIVDGTVKEESKEGISEKPVQMSVNTAAGLQLKVVKNIGIYAEPGVSYHFKDNSSLQTIYKEKPLNFNLKFGVRLIID, from the coding sequence ATGAATAATAATGAATGGTTAAATGATTTGCGCAGAAAAATGGAAGATCATACAGAAGATGTTCCTGATGGATTGTGGGATGATATTAAAAACGAATTGTTTGTGGAAGATAAGCCGGAAAATAGTATTCCTGTTGTGATGAATGATGATCTGAAAGCGCAGAATAAAGCCGTTTCAAAACTCAATCATAAACCTCTATTGTATCGTATCTGTGGTGTTGCAGCAGTTATTACCTTATTCTTTATTGTGGGCAGGCTACTTGTTTTTAATGGTAAAAAAGAGTTTGTAAACAGGACTCAGACAAAAGAAAATTCTTCGGAAAAGATTTCTTATGCTAACGAATCTGATGAAAATGAAAAATCTTTAAAAATAGAGACTGTTCTACAAAATATGAATTTGGGTAATAATTTCACTGAGAAAACTTTAAATAAAACAAAAAGTGGAGAAGTAGTTTTTTTGAAAAATACAGATTTTAAAGATCAAAAATATAATCAGGAGAGTGTTGAAAGTCATTATGAACAAAACATTGCCCAGCAACAGAATAAAAACACTGAAAATCCGCAGGTAAATGAAGAAACGGAGACTTACGAGCTTCTTACAAAAGAGGAAAGAGAACGGAAGAAGAAGTTAGAGGAAACCGAAAAGATAAAATTAGCCAAAAATCAAGACAAAAAATCCTGGATGGTAGGAGTGCTCGCTGGTAATACATCCTCTAGCTCAACGCAACAATTTCCAGGGTATGCCACTCTGAACGGAACCACCATAAGCCTGCCTGAAATGTGGAGCTCGGAATATGAAGAAAATCCTTTAATGGCAATTTTGCTGGCCAATCAGAATCAGAAAGTAGATGCAAAACTCAAGCACAAAACTCCGGTAACTTTTGGGGCTTCTGTTGCTAAAAGAATCGGGAAAAAATGGTCTGTAGGTACAGGAGTGAACTATACCCGGCTTTCTTCCGATCTTACCTCGGGAAGTGAATCGAACTTTATAAGCAGTGAACAGAATGTTCATTATGTAGGGATTCCGGTTCAGGTAAATTATAACATAATTAAAAAAGGAGCATTTACGGGTTATATTACAGGAGGAGGACTGATAGAAAAAGCGGTTTCAGGAGATATTAAAACTAAATATATCGTTGATGGAACAGTGAAAGAGGAATCCAAAGAGGGAATAAGCGAAAAACCTGTTCAGATGTCAGTAAATACAGCCGCAGGATTACAGCTGAAAGTGGTAAAAAACATTGGAATTTATGCAGAACCGGGAGTAAGCTATCATTTCAAGGATAACAGCTCATTACAAACAATTTATAAAGAGAAGCCTCTGAATTTCAACTTAAAGTTCGGGGTAAGACTAATCATAGATTAA